The Pantoea sp. At-9b genome includes a window with the following:
- a CDS encoding NAD(P)-binding domain-containing protein, whose translation MTITAQPGGLAVLEAQLQQDLEFLELPAKAWVPTRTHNGSPVRDVVVIGGGMCGLAATAKLLLTGINNVVAYDAAPAGLEGPWVTFARMETLRSPKSLHGPSLGLPQLTFRAWYSAQWGIEAWQALDKIPKDVWMDYLVWYRKVLNLPVHNNVRMTAIAAEGDLIALDLTGAETGRVYTRRLVLATGRSGLGGFAVPDFLQGIDRQFWAHSADDIDFAALQGKRVAVIGAGASSMDNAATALESGAGAVDLLIRRQQMPRINKMTGIGSQGVVHGMHQLPDAWKWKFVDYTASTQTPPPRSSTLRVSRHANARFFLDCGINAVSQEADGLLIDTTQGPLRYDYLIAATGFTNDFNGRPEFAAIAPYIRSWSDGRYQPEMGAARASMLDAPDLGPAFEFREREPGSCPMLAHIHCFNDAAMLTHGKVSGDIPAVSAGADRLVRGIAASLFAEDVETHFDSLMAFDTPELQGDEWVDATPLLKQEKAL comes from the coding sequence ATGACGATAACAGCCCAGCCCGGTGGTCTTGCCGTACTTGAAGCGCAGTTGCAGCAGGACCTCGAATTCCTTGAATTACCCGCCAAAGCCTGGGTGCCCACGCGTACCCATAATGGCTCGCCAGTGCGTGATGTGGTGGTGATTGGTGGCGGGATGTGTGGGCTGGCGGCGACGGCAAAATTACTGCTGACCGGCATCAACAACGTGGTGGCTTATGATGCCGCGCCTGCCGGTCTGGAAGGACCATGGGTGACGTTTGCTCGCATGGAGACGTTGCGTTCCCCGAAAAGCTTGCACGGCCCGTCGCTCGGCCTGCCACAGCTGACATTTCGTGCCTGGTATAGCGCGCAATGGGGTATTGAAGCCTGGCAGGCGCTGGACAAAATCCCGAAAGATGTGTGGATGGATTACCTCGTCTGGTATCGCAAGGTGCTCAACCTGCCGGTGCACAACAATGTACGCATGACGGCGATCGCCGCTGAAGGTGATCTGATCGCGCTGGATCTGACGGGCGCGGAGACTGGCCGCGTCTATACCCGCCGCCTGGTGTTGGCGACCGGGCGATCTGGCCTTGGCGGTTTTGCTGTACCGGACTTTTTGCAGGGGATTGATCGTCAATTCTGGGCGCACTCTGCAGATGACATTGATTTTGCTGCGCTACAGGGCAAGCGTGTGGCGGTGATTGGTGCCGGTGCCTCCTCAATGGATAACGCCGCCACCGCGCTGGAAAGCGGGGCGGGTGCGGTAGATCTGCTGATTCGTCGCCAACAGATGCCGCGCATCAACAAGATGACGGGCATTGGCAGCCAGGGTGTGGTGCATGGTATGCACCAGTTACCTGACGCGTGGAAGTGGAAATTTGTCGATTACACCGCATCAACACAAACGCCACCCCCACGCTCCTCGACGCTACGGGTGTCGCGTCACGCCAACGCGCGTTTCTTCCTCGACTGTGGCATCAACGCGGTCAGCCAGGAAGCGGACGGCCTGCTGATTGATACCACGCAAGGGCCGCTGCGTTACGACTACCTGATTGCCGCCACCGGTTTTACCAATGATTTTAATGGCCGACCGGAGTTTGCCGCCATCGCGCCGTATATCCGTAGCTGGTCAGATGGCCGCTATCAGCCGGAGATGGGCGCAGCGCGTGCCAGCATGCTGGATGCGCCTGATTTGGGACCCGCCTTCGAGTTTCGTGAGCGTGAGCCGGGCAGTTGCCCGATGCTGGCGCATATCCACTGTTTTAACGATGCGGCGATGCTGACGCATGGCAAGGTGTCTGGCGATATTCCGGCAGTGAGCGCCGGTGCCGACCGCCTGGTGCGCGGCATCGCCGCATCGCTCTTTGCCGAAGATGTGGAGACACATTTCGACAGCCTGATGGCTTTTGACACCCCTGAATTACAGGGCGATGAATGGGTGGATGCCACACCCTTACTCAAACAGGAGAAAGCGTTGTGA
- a CDS encoding LysR family transcriptional regulator, with protein MLHDLDLRQLEAFAAVISAGSVTAAAKALNRSQPAVSRLIQELEQALGYPLFIRNGPRIHPSEEALQLHQYVQKALLSLQQIRLRAQEIGQQQHRPLSIAATPALAAGLLPEALASLNLQNKVQIISESAEQTAHAVITAEADIGLSSLPLEHHAVDLHWIGQSRCVVALPQHDPLAAQQQLTLACLAGRRLIAPWSPQRLRGRYDKALKKLKVPPHETIETNSSANILACVRAGLGVAILEPVTAWGMPLEGVVIRPLEEDIPYFFGVITPQGRQISSAAQALVEALEQAAQKLLPGFQRLPASEHPQIMRLINQD; from the coding sequence ATGTTACATGATCTGGATTTACGTCAGCTGGAAGCCTTTGCGGCGGTGATCTCTGCGGGTAGCGTCACGGCTGCGGCAAAAGCGCTGAATCGCTCACAGCCTGCCGTGTCACGCCTGATTCAGGAACTGGAACAGGCGTTGGGTTATCCGCTGTTTATCCGCAATGGGCCGCGTATTCATCCCTCTGAAGAAGCGCTGCAATTGCATCAGTATGTGCAGAAGGCGCTGCTGTCATTGCAGCAAATCCGTTTGCGCGCACAGGAAATTGGTCAGCAGCAGCATCGCCCATTGAGCATTGCCGCCACGCCCGCGCTCGCCGCTGGATTACTGCCCGAGGCGCTCGCCAGTCTAAATCTCCAGAACAAAGTCCAGATTATCAGTGAATCCGCTGAGCAGACGGCGCATGCGGTGATCACCGCAGAGGCAGATATCGGTCTGAGCAGCCTGCCGCTGGAGCACCACGCTGTCGACCTGCACTGGATTGGTCAGTCGCGCTGTGTCGTGGCGCTACCACAGCACGACCCGTTGGCGGCGCAGCAGCAACTGACGCTGGCTTGTCTGGCCGGGCGGCGTCTGATTGCCCCCTGGAGTCCGCAACGTCTGCGCGGACGCTACGATAAAGCACTGAAAAAACTCAAAGTCCCGCCACACGAAACCATCGAAACTAACTCGTCTGCCAATATTCTCGCCTGTGTACGTGCCGGGTTAGGTGTCGCGATACTGGAACCGGTGACCGCCTGGGGAATGCCGCTGGAAGGGGTAGTAATACGCCCGTTGGAAGAGGATATTCCTTACTTCTTTGGTGTGATAACCCCGCAGGGCCGCCAGATTTCTTCCGCTGCGCAGGCACTGGTGGAGGCGCTGGAGCAGGCAGCACAGAAGCTGTTACCCGGTTTTCAGCGCTTACCTGCCAGCGAACACCCGCAGATTATGCGCCTGATTAATCAGGATTAA
- a CDS encoding OmpA family protein — translation MKIKAFLLLCIIACVGCQSKRTFTDEQIAAMRQEGFSPNAEGWGLGMSDKILFGINESELTPESKTTINRMATNLAATGIEHLRIDGHTDNYGTDSYNEQLSLKRANAVAAQWAEGASLPRSNIETRGLGKKYPVTSNNSAQGRAQNRRVAVVITAP, via the coding sequence ATGAAAATTAAAGCTTTCCTTCTCTTATGCATCATTGCCTGTGTCGGATGCCAGTCGAAAAGAACCTTTACCGACGAGCAGATTGCGGCCATGCGTCAGGAGGGCTTCAGCCCGAATGCGGAAGGCTGGGGGCTGGGCATGTCTGACAAAATTCTATTCGGTATCAATGAGTCAGAACTGACGCCGGAAAGTAAAACCACCATTAACCGTATGGCGACCAATCTGGCGGCGACCGGTATTGAACATTTGCGTATTGATGGCCACACCGACAATTACGGCACTGACAGTTACAACGAACAGCTGTCGCTGAAACGTGCTAACGCAGTGGCGGCACAGTGGGCGGAAGGGGCATCACTGCCGCGCAGTAATATCGAAACGCGTGGCTTAGGGAAGAAATATCCGGTCACCAGCAACAACAGCGCACAGGGCCGTGCCCAGAACCGGCGTGTGGCGGTGGTGATTACCGCGCCATAG
- a CDS encoding diguanylate cyclase domain-containing protein: MKFENIKTEKSSIRNKLRKISTINAAVILLLCWLLLFSTSMLFIKSYEKRNLELIANTLSTSLTAATVFEDSYDAKKKVLLLGSQGMFSAAKLTSSEQTVLVDWQDNTNDDSRFQRTLRHWIYAEPLTVNVTHEDAVVGTLTLSGTVTNVADFIEYSVIILSCSMIFVFIVSFLVSELLHRGILASFRNITSTIHYVIRSGDFSPRISGSSTKEFQVFSEDLNSLLAEVQTLKASLLRDNKSLAAKALKDPLTGLANRAAFISKLSQLLDQQLAQENFVLLFLDGDRFKSINDTWGHAAGDEVLQSIATRLSGLVTKSDLVARLGGDEFAILITSMTSEEALQQLTARIEASITQKIAISAGVNITTSVTIGYAWSQHGDSVTSILERADMHMYKNKGITKVSG, encoded by the coding sequence ATGAAATTCGAAAATATAAAAACAGAAAAATCATCTATACGAAATAAGTTACGTAAAATCAGTACCATCAATGCTGCCGTTATTTTACTGCTGTGTTGGTTATTACTTTTTTCAACTTCAATGTTGTTTATTAAAAGCTATGAAAAAAGAAATCTTGAACTGATTGCGAATACGCTCAGCACCAGCCTGACGGCGGCCACCGTATTTGAAGACAGCTATGATGCGAAGAAAAAAGTGCTGTTGCTCGGATCGCAGGGCATGTTTTCTGCGGCAAAGCTGACTTCGTCAGAACAAACGGTATTAGTCGATTGGCAGGATAACACCAACGATGACAGCAGATTCCAGCGCACGCTCCGCCACTGGATCTATGCCGAGCCATTAACGGTGAATGTTACCCATGAAGATGCCGTTGTGGGGACGCTGACACTGTCGGGCACCGTGACTAATGTGGCTGACTTTATTGAATATTCAGTGATTATTCTGTCCTGTAGCATGATCTTCGTTTTTATCGTTTCGTTTCTGGTCAGCGAGCTGTTACACCGTGGCATTCTTGCCTCCTTCAGAAACATCACCAGTACCATCCATTACGTGATTCGTTCCGGGGATTTTTCCCCGCGTATCTCTGGCAGTTCCACCAAAGAGTTTCAGGTGTTCTCCGAAGACCTCAACTCGTTGCTGGCAGAGGTGCAAACCCTGAAGGCCTCGCTGTTAAGGGATAACAAGTCACTGGCCGCCAAAGCGTTGAAAGATCCGCTCACCGGGCTGGCCAACCGCGCAGCCTTTATCAGCAAACTCAGCCAGCTATTGGATCAACAACTGGCGCAGGAGAATTTTGTCCTGTTATTCCTCGATGGTGACCGCTTTAAAAGCATTAACGACACTTGGGGACATGCCGCCGGTGATGAGGTGCTGCAAAGCATCGCCACCCGACTTTCTGGACTGGTGACGAAGAGTGATCTCGTCGCGCGTCTGGGCGGTGATGAATTTGCTATTTTAATCACCAGCATGACCAGTGAAGAAGCGTTGCAGCAACTCACCGCGCGGATTGAGGCCAGCATTACGCAAAAGATCGCCATTTCTGCAGGCGTCAATATCACTACATCCGTGACAATTGGCTACGCCTGGTCGCAACATGGTGATTCGGTGACCTCCATTCTTGAGCGTGCGGATATGCACATGTATAAAAACAAAGGGATTACAAAGGTATCAGGATGA
- a CDS encoding YfiR family protein, giving the protein MPIKQEKPSILSGVNAFISVIAVTRMFIIALPCLFLFISMPLRAVAAQDDAANRIVSGIISFTHWPGLVHPPLLCVLPSSRHLSVPATAVGTAYRVDYLASENDLLTRQCDAVYFGEQSPQQQVQLLEQINNRPVLTIAENNPECTIGASFCLIFHQDKTVFSVNLDSLARSGVKVNPEVLLLSRKGSQ; this is encoded by the coding sequence ATGCCAATAAAACAAGAAAAACCTAGCATCCTGAGTGGAGTAAACGCCTTTATATCGGTCATCGCCGTGACCAGGATGTTTATTATCGCTCTCCCTTGCCTCTTTCTTTTTATTTCAATGCCTTTACGTGCCGTAGCAGCACAAGACGATGCTGCGAATCGTATTGTCAGTGGCATTATCAGTTTTACGCATTGGCCGGGACTGGTGCATCCGCCTTTGCTGTGTGTGCTGCCCTCGTCACGGCACCTCTCTGTGCCTGCAACTGCTGTTGGCACCGCTTATCGCGTGGATTACCTCGCCAGCGAGAATGATCTGTTAACCCGGCAATGCGATGCCGTGTATTTTGGTGAACAGTCCCCTCAGCAGCAGGTGCAGCTGCTGGAGCAAATCAACAACAGACCCGTGCTGACTATCGCGGAAAATAACCCGGAATGTACCATTGGTGCGTCTTTTTGCCTTATTTTTCATCAAGATAAAACAGTGTTTTCTGTCAATCTCGACTCACTGGCGAGAAGCGGCGTGAAAGTAAATCCAGAAGTATTGTTACTGTCCCGCAAAGGAAGCCAGTAA
- a CDS encoding proline dehydrogenase family protein, whose product MHFIDVLVARSLPFIPRAIVKRLSTRYLAGSTLEEALQVIHNLNRAGFGVTLDVLGESATSAAEADAMNAAYATAIAAIAANNLDAELSIKPSALGLLNDEAQCEARIRQILAQATQVAKTATLDMEDLQCTQKELDLLSRLQPHYPDLGIAVQAYLQRSYADINQLMATRSRLRICKGIYQENPQFLVAEASRDRSAINPHFLAHVKRCFAEGLFVSVATHDEALIEAVVALSKQHHVAPDAFEFQMLLGVCEPLRDKVRALGFAVRVYVPYGADWYGYSTRRLQENPRIAGYILRALIKR is encoded by the coding sequence ATGCATTTCATTGATGTGTTAGTTGCCCGTAGTCTGCCTTTTATTCCACGCGCTATCGTTAAGCGTCTTTCCACACGTTATCTGGCCGGTTCCACCCTGGAAGAGGCGTTGCAGGTCATTCACAACCTGAATCGTGCCGGGTTTGGCGTGACGCTGGATGTGCTGGGCGAATCTGCCACTTCTGCGGCTGAAGCTGATGCCATGAACGCCGCCTATGCCACAGCGATTGCCGCAATTGCTGCCAATAATCTTGATGCTGAATTGTCGATTAAACCTTCGGCGTTAGGGTTACTGAATGATGAAGCGCAGTGCGAAGCGCGCATTCGGCAGATCCTGGCGCAGGCGACACAGGTAGCGAAAACTGCCACATTGGATATGGAAGATCTGCAATGTACGCAGAAAGAGCTGGATCTGTTGAGTCGTTTGCAGCCGCACTATCCCGATCTGGGGATTGCCGTCCAGGCGTATTTGCAGCGCAGCTATGCGGATATCAATCAGTTAATGGCCACACGCAGCCGATTACGTATCTGCAAAGGAATTTATCAGGAAAACCCTCAGTTCCTGGTGGCAGAAGCGAGTCGGGACCGCTCGGCGATCAACCCCCATTTTCTCGCTCACGTTAAGCGCTGCTTCGCTGAAGGGCTGTTTGTCAGTGTCGCGACGCATGACGAAGCGTTGATTGAAGCGGTGGTAGCCTTGTCAAAACAGCATCATGTTGCGCCTGATGCTTTTGAATTTCAGATGCTGCTGGGGGTATGTGAACCCCTGCGTGACAAAGTGCGTGCCCTCGGTTTTGCTGTGCGGGTGTATGTGCCCTACGGTGCCGACTGGTATGGTTACAGCACCCGGCGTTTGCAGGAGAATCCGCGCATCGCCGGCTACATATTGCGAGCATTGATTAAGCGCTAA
- a CDS encoding M60 family metallopeptidase: MKLNQLAMGITLALSPLLLAGNANANSSPWWEEFSSNPGFLEALPHIGTSLEALRQETEQGLRDSVDSRTPLFWLKRTMEMYPPGFPDRYNMPVAHHETKDWVNTPYATVGRGIFFFTRTFGEAGQNVTVSVGNIPAGAKCYAATGREFADKDAMYLDQQQLTAKSDNSYTFKKTGVLLLGCGDPDKQQPGEFVPFKITGGGNSHLFILGQNTQSDWAASKTIADKFGFALLYDGHANTVVPTRIAQHTDEMIGKVLGDNLRVVALYEKINGMDGSEYLFTSPMGSMFTNYDNCCFADYRNGYIGVGFHANTMNDKKGDNWGVWHELGHTYEPMKENFNLFSEIQVNRYSIEACQMFMGREIPLNKCHVDISPEEGIWEKQAVANFIASGMYYPDYSTINNLWKQLNFFSRLRFSYGEDFFPKVNQARLKTIQQAPGNTIAEKTDYVIGSKQKVIDFSVVAYSQAAGQDLRQYFTQWGLNFSTQAGEKVAELQLPQPGAEQAPQISLSRDKIIAVATNNYGYGYQVTASSDQNDVNYQWKRMDGDDAFTPKLPIARP, encoded by the coding sequence GTGAAATTAAATCAGTTAGCTATGGGCATTACCCTGGCACTTTCCCCGTTGCTGCTTGCAGGTAATGCAAACGCCAACAGCTCCCCATGGTGGGAAGAATTTAGCAGTAATCCTGGCTTTCTTGAGGCGCTGCCACATATCGGTACCAGTCTTGAAGCGTTGCGCCAGGAGACGGAGCAAGGCCTGCGTGACTCTGTCGATAGCCGTACCCCGCTTTTCTGGCTGAAACGCACCATGGAAATGTATCCTCCCGGCTTCCCTGACCGTTACAATATGCCGGTTGCCCATCATGAAACCAAAGATTGGGTTAACACCCCTTATGCGACTGTGGGCCGGGGCATATTCTTCTTTACCCGTACATTTGGCGAAGCCGGACAAAACGTAACGGTTAGCGTCGGTAATATTCCCGCCGGAGCAAAGTGCTACGCGGCGACAGGGCGTGAGTTTGCGGATAAAGATGCCATGTATCTGGATCAACAACAATTAACCGCGAAAAGTGATAACTCGTACACCTTTAAGAAAACGGGTGTTTTGTTATTAGGCTGTGGCGATCCAGATAAACAACAACCTGGCGAATTTGTTCCCTTTAAAATAACCGGGGGCGGCAACAGCCATTTGTTTATTTTGGGACAAAATACCCAAAGCGACTGGGCTGCCAGTAAAACCATTGCCGATAAATTTGGCTTTGCGCTATTGTATGACGGACACGCAAATACTGTCGTTCCCACACGCATTGCACAACACACGGATGAAATGATCGGCAAAGTATTAGGCGATAACCTCCGCGTTGTGGCTTTGTACGAAAAAATTAATGGTATGGATGGTTCTGAGTATTTGTTTACATCGCCAATGGGTTCGATGTTCACGAATTACGATAACTGCTGTTTTGCCGATTATCGTAATGGTTATATTGGTGTTGGTTTCCACGCTAACACGATGAATGATAAAAAAGGTGATAACTGGGGCGTCTGGCATGAATTAGGTCATACCTACGAACCAATGAAAGAGAATTTTAATCTGTTCTCTGAGATTCAGGTCAATCGCTATTCTATTGAAGCCTGTCAGATGTTTATGGGGCGAGAAATCCCCCTGAATAAATGCCATGTGGATATTTCGCCTGAAGAGGGTATTTGGGAAAAACAGGCTGTCGCTAATTTTATTGCTTCGGGCATGTACTACCCAGACTACAGCACCATTAATAACTTATGGAAGCAGCTTAACTTCTTTTCGCGTCTGCGCTTTTCCTATGGTGAAGATTTCTTTCCTAAAGTGAATCAGGCGCGTCTGAAAACCATTCAGCAGGCTCCGGGCAATACCATTGCAGAAAAGACCGATTACGTGATTGGTTCAAAGCAGAAGGTTATTGACTTCAGTGTAGTGGCCTACAGCCAGGCTGCCGGGCAGGATTTACGTCAATACTTCACCCAGTGGGGGCTGAATTTCAGCACTCAGGCTGGAGAGAAAGTCGCGGAACTGCAGTTACCGCAACCCGGTGCAGAACAAGCACCGCAAATCAGCCTGAGTCGCGACAAGATTATCGCTGTCGCGACGAATAACTATGGTTACGGTTATCAAGTCACAGCCAGCAGCGATCAGAATGATGTTAACTATCAATGGAAGCGTATGGATGGTGATGACGCATTTACACCAAAACTACCAATAGCCCGACCGTAG
- a CDS encoding lytic polysaccharide monooxygenase produces the protein MELRRTLLATSLSLLFPAVLLAPSLAQAHGHISAPKSRHLMCRDQGTATEGCKAYQSEGNPGIYEAGGHTGKGGRDYLNATPQGQICSTNYGAANRGINVLVKNGDWPVTAMTAHNGEVDLEYNFTAYHGTDHVAFYITKQNYDPGKTLSVNDFELLCREDGELPPDNGGRSGTRKFSHCKLPSNQSGRHLIWATWPVSAQHGTGEVFTNCADVVINNDQNTNPGSGWETVNPDGVNANEDLKTGATATFRLFDSARNGIIAYEKTITAATNMAKAQWLYQLANTVNGDTNLVRVGALVNNDITLPTGKTHYDVFSKNGKKYGTAIVIENNNVEEPGNGGGETEKLPPVIQLKSQHITVDQQGENAGYAMDASQTLYAGKYRWEIIAGDNTFQLQKTAGGPTYYATPLEGEDLHTVRAWVKGGSTGTATYRLTVTNDYGKASKDITVTVNAANAGGGKGIPAWKATNYPTKCTKVSHKGQVWQNQWWAGAGEEPGPIGQWGITWQPIGAAGNQCK, from the coding sequence ATGGAATTACGTAGAACACTATTGGCGACATCGTTGTCACTGCTTTTCCCCGCTGTGTTACTGGCACCCTCATTAGCACAGGCACATGGACATATTTCAGCCCCCAAATCACGCCATCTGATGTGCCGGGATCAGGGAACGGCGACTGAAGGTTGTAAAGCCTATCAAAGCGAGGGGAATCCAGGTATTTATGAAGCAGGAGGACATACCGGGAAAGGAGGGCGTGATTACCTTAACGCCACCCCGCAGGGGCAGATTTGTAGTACCAATTATGGCGCGGCTAATCGTGGTATTAACGTTCTGGTGAAAAACGGTGATTGGCCGGTGACGGCGATGACGGCCCATAATGGTGAAGTCGACCTGGAATATAATTTTACTGCTTATCATGGTACAGACCATGTCGCTTTTTATATTACCAAGCAAAATTACGATCCTGGCAAAACCCTGTCAGTAAATGATTTTGAATTGCTGTGTCGTGAAGATGGTGAATTACCGCCAGATAATGGTGGTCGTTCCGGGACTCGTAAATTTAGCCATTGCAAATTGCCCTCTAACCAGTCCGGACGTCATCTGATATGGGCGACATGGCCGGTCTCTGCGCAGCACGGCACGGGGGAAGTCTTTACCAACTGTGCTGATGTGGTGATTAACAACGATCAAAATACCAATCCCGGTTCTGGCTGGGAAACGGTCAATCCTGACGGTGTTAATGCCAACGAGGATCTGAAAACGGGTGCAACAGCGACTTTCCGTTTATTTGACTCTGCGCGCAACGGTATTATTGCTTATGAGAAAACGATCACCGCGGCAACCAATATGGCTAAAGCTCAGTGGCTGTATCAACTGGCAAATACGGTCAATGGTGACACCAATCTGGTGCGCGTCGGTGCGCTGGTAAATAACGATATTACGCTGCCAACCGGTAAAACCCACTATGATGTTTTTAGTAAAAATGGCAAAAAATATGGTACTGCCATCGTAATAGAGAATAATAATGTTGAAGAACCCGGCAACGGTGGCGGTGAAACAGAGAAGTTGCCGCCAGTGATTCAACTGAAATCGCAACATATCACCGTTGATCAGCAGGGCGAAAATGCGGGCTACGCTATGGACGCCTCGCAAACGCTGTATGCCGGGAAATATCGCTGGGAGATCATTGCAGGTGACAATACTTTCCAGTTGCAGAAAACCGCAGGCGGTCCCACTTATTATGCAACGCCGCTCGAAGGTGAAGATTTACACACCGTTCGTGCATGGGTAAAAGGTGGTTCAACGGGTACGGCTACCTATCGTCTGACCGTCACCAATGACTACGGCAAAGCTTCGAAGGATATTACCGTCACGGTGAACGCTGCCAACGCGGGCGGTGGCAAGGGCATTCCAGCCTGGAAAGCCACCAACTATCCAACAAAGTGCACCAAGGTTTCGCATAAAGGCCAAGTCTGGCAAAACCAGTGGTGGGCAGGTGCCGGTGAAGAACCCGGTCCAATCGGGCAATGGGGTATAACCTGGCAGCCGATTGGCGCAGCAGGCAATCAGTGCAAATAA
- a CDS encoding LuxR family transcriptional regulator: MNNYFSDSEKNSYIKENLERRIEKFGKISHAYAVMDKKNTDNILVINNISDEFANEYLENKYQNIDPVVITALNRVTSFIWDANLKINSHWPMDKVFIWKSYSFLCGHTFVLHDYHNNMATLSLYYDKYLMADVGDMIETHKNDFQGILLDIHEMLLQVYRKSEEVAAANTLLSTREAEILYWSSTGKTYAEVAEMLQLTVSTIKFHMGKTVKKLGVKNAKHAISLASELNLIPDSVHNSSQQLPHKR; this comes from the coding sequence ATGAACAATTATTTTTCAGATAGTGAAAAAAACAGCTATATAAAGGAAAATTTAGAGAGACGGATTGAGAAGTTCGGTAAAATTAGCCATGCTTATGCGGTAATGGATAAAAAGAACACAGATAATATATTGGTTATTAATAATATATCAGATGAGTTCGCCAATGAGTATCTTGAGAATAAATATCAAAATATCGACCCTGTTGTTATCACTGCATTGAATCGCGTTACATCTTTTATCTGGGATGCCAACTTAAAAATAAATTCACATTGGCCCATGGATAAAGTGTTCATCTGGAAATCATATAGTTTTTTGTGTGGGCATACTTTTGTTCTACATGATTATCATAATAATATGGCCACCTTATCCCTGTACTATGATAAATACTTAATGGCCGATGTTGGTGATATGATAGAAACACATAAGAATGATTTTCAGGGAATTTTACTTGATATTCATGAAATGCTGCTTCAGGTCTACAGAAAATCAGAAGAGGTGGCTGCTGCCAATACGCTTTTATCTACCCGAGAGGCCGAAATTCTCTACTGGAGCAGTACCGGGAAGACCTATGCTGAAGTGGCTGAGATGCTGCAACTTACCGTGAGTACAATTAAATTTCATATGGGAAAAACAGTCAAAAAACTTGGCGTTAAAAATGCTAAACATGCTATCAGTCTGGCAAGCGAACTCAATCTTATTCCCGACTCTGTACATAACTCTTCACAACAATTACCACATAAAAGGTGA
- a CDS encoding N-acetyltransferase has product MQAKDSDLDNICDLLAAEFFDDPIYRFVFTNRIGRIDRLSRFFRIYVELAGKYGGILLLENFAGVQVYFRPEFMAVSRESLDIDHRLRQACGTDYSTVAAWMNGADSYHPRTPPHYYLFLTAVEKTHRGHDGAKAMKTLFTELSVILDSAEFPCYSECTRSGGRGVARPFGFRDLGPAKYVAGFPEFYQIWREPQKSVI; this is encoded by the coding sequence ATGCAAGCTAAGGATTCAGATCTGGATAATATATGTGATCTTTTGGCGGCCGAGTTCTTCGACGATCCAATATATAGATTTGTTTTCACTAATCGGATAGGCCGTATTGACAGGTTGTCGCGTTTTTTTCGTATCTACGTTGAACTTGCTGGCAAATATGGTGGGATATTGTTGCTTGAAAACTTTGCGGGGGTTCAGGTTTATTTTCGCCCAGAATTTATGGCGGTAAGCAGGGAATCTCTTGATATTGATCACCGACTTCGTCAGGCATGTGGGACAGACTATTCAACCGTTGCTGCATGGATGAATGGCGCTGATAGTTATCATCCCCGAACCCCGCCACACTATTATTTATTTCTCACGGCTGTAGAGAAAACGCATCGCGGTCATGACGGAGCAAAAGCGATGAAAACTTTATTCACAGAACTTAGTGTCATACTTGATAGCGCGGAATTTCCTTGCTATTCAGAATGCACAAGGTCAGGTGGCAGAGGTGTGGCCAGGCCATTTGGTTTTCGCGATTTAGGCCCTGCCAAGTATGTTGCAGGCTTTCCTGAGTTTTATCAAATTTGGCGTGAACCTCAGAAATCGGTGATATAA